In Pseudomonas nunensis, a single window of DNA contains:
- a CDS encoding xanthine dehydrogenase family protein molybdopterin-binding subunit — protein MSQLPNDFALSNLSNLSRRGFLKGVGATSALVIAASWGWQDAFAEDKPKKFGADGMPNGSVDDPKVYVSIAADGTVTVVCNRSEMGQGVRTSLSMVVADELDADWALVKVQQAPGDEVRFGNQDTDGSRSMRHWYEPMRRCGAAARTMLEQAAAEQWKVPVGECRAQLHKVIHQPTKRELGYGELAAAAGALAVPARDSLRLKQPSEFRYIGKEGVRAIDGADIVNGRAVYGADVHFDGMLYATIARPAVYGGKVKSFDAAAAMKVPGVIKVLQIESRPLPSEFQPLGGVAVVASNTWAAIKGREALNIEWDDGPNASYDSIAYRKELEAASLKPGKVVRNTGDIDKALAGAGSTLEASYYLPHLAQAPMEPMVAIARFKDGVCEAWAPSQAPQVTRERIGERLGVPFDNVTFNVTLLGGGFGRKSKPDFVIEAAILAKEFPGKAVRVQWTREDDIHCSYFHTVSAEYLKASLDKDGLPSGWLHRTVAPSITALFAPGMNHEAAFELGMGFTNMAYAIPNVRLENPEATVHTRVGWYRSVSNIPHGFAIQTFVDELAHKAGQDPLKYQIKLLGPDRQIDPRTLSEEWNYGESPERYPIDTARMRTVLETAAKAAGWGRTLPKGRGLGLAVHYSFVTYVAAVIEVEVKDDGTLIVHKADIAVDCGPQINPERIRSQFEGACVMGLGNAVLGEISFKDGKVQQDNFHMYEVARMSLAPKEVAVHLVTPPGEVPLGGVGEPGVPPIAPALCNAIFAATGKRIRSLPVRYQLQGWQKAQA, from the coding sequence ATGAGCCAGCTCCCGAATGATTTCGCCCTTAGCAATCTGAGTAACCTCAGCCGTCGCGGTTTTCTCAAAGGCGTCGGCGCCACCAGTGCGCTGGTAATCGCCGCCAGTTGGGGCTGGCAAGACGCTTTCGCCGAAGACAAACCGAAGAAGTTCGGCGCCGATGGTATGCCTAATGGCTCGGTCGACGATCCGAAGGTCTACGTCAGCATCGCCGCCGACGGCACGGTGACCGTGGTGTGCAACCGTTCGGAAATGGGCCAGGGCGTGCGCACCAGCCTGAGCATGGTGGTGGCCGATGAACTGGACGCCGACTGGGCGCTGGTCAAGGTGCAACAGGCGCCGGGTGACGAAGTGCGCTTCGGCAACCAGGACACCGACGGATCGCGCAGCATGCGCCACTGGTACGAACCGATGCGCCGTTGCGGTGCCGCCGCGCGGACCATGCTGGAACAGGCTGCGGCCGAGCAGTGGAAAGTGCCGGTCGGTGAGTGCCGTGCGCAACTGCATAAAGTGATTCACCAACCGACCAAGCGTGAGCTCGGTTACGGCGAACTCGCCGCCGCTGCCGGTGCGCTGGCGGTGCCGGCCCGTGACAGCCTGCGGCTCAAGCAGCCGTCGGAATTTCGCTATATCGGCAAGGAAGGCGTGCGCGCCATCGACGGTGCCGACATCGTCAACGGTCGTGCGGTCTACGGCGCCGATGTGCATTTCGACGGCATGCTTTACGCGACCATCGCCCGTCCTGCGGTGTATGGCGGCAAGGTCAAATCCTTCGATGCCGCCGCGGCAATGAAAGTCCCGGGCGTGATCAAGGTCTTGCAGATCGAAAGCCGTCCGCTGCCATCAGAGTTCCAGCCATTAGGTGGCGTGGCCGTAGTCGCGAGCAACACTTGGGCCGCGATCAAGGGCCGCGAAGCGCTGAACATCGAATGGGATGACGGCCCCAACGCCAGTTACGACTCGATTGCCTACCGCAAAGAACTGGAAGCCGCCTCGCTCAAGCCCGGCAAAGTGGTGCGCAATACCGGCGACATCGACAAGGCCTTGGCCGGCGCCGGCAGCACCCTCGAAGCGTCCTACTATCTGCCACATCTGGCACAGGCGCCGATGGAGCCGATGGTTGCCATCGCTCGCTTCAAGGATGGCGTGTGCGAAGCCTGGGCACCGAGTCAGGCGCCGCAAGTTACCCGTGAGCGGATCGGCGAGCGCCTCGGCGTGCCGTTCGATAACGTCACCTTCAACGTCACTTTGCTCGGCGGTGGTTTTGGGCGTAAGTCCAAACCGGATTTCGTCATCGAAGCCGCGATCCTCGCCAAGGAATTCCCCGGCAAGGCCGTGCGAGTGCAGTGGACCCGTGAAGACGATATCCACTGTTCCTACTTCCATACCGTGTCCGCCGAATACCTGAAGGCCAGCCTCGACAAGGATGGCCTGCCGTCCGGCTGGTTGCACCGCACCGTGGCGCCGAGCATCACCGCACTGTTCGCCCCGGGCATGAACCACGAGGCGGCGTTCGAGTTGGGCATGGGCTTCACCAACATGGCGTATGCGATCCCCAATGTGCGCCTGGAAAACCCGGAAGCGACAGTCCACACCCGGGTCGGCTGGTATCGCTCGGTGTCGAACATTCCCCACGGCTTCGCAATTCAGACCTTCGTCGATGAATTGGCCCACAAGGCCGGGCAGGATCCGCTGAAGTATCAGATCAAGTTGCTCGGCCCGGACCGTCAGATCGATCCGCGCACCTTGAGTGAAGAGTGGAACTACGGCGAGTCTCCCGAGCGTTATCCGATCGACACCGCGCGAATGCGCACCGTACTGGAAACCGCCGCCAAAGCCGCTGGTTGGGGGCGCACGCTACCCAAAGGCCGAGGGTTGGGGCTGGCGGTGCATTACAGCTTCGTCACCTATGTGGCGGCGGTGATCGAAGTCGAAGTCAAAGACGACGGCACCTTGATCGTGCACAAGGCCGACATCGCCGTGGATTGCGGCCCGCAGATCAATCCCGAGCGGATTCGCTCGCAGTTCGAAGGCGCCTGCGTGATGGGCCTGGGCAACGCGGTGCTCGGCGAAATCAGCTTCAAGGACGGCAAGGTCCAGCAGGACAACTTCCACATGTACGAAGTGGCGCGCATGTCCCTGGCGCCGAAAGAAGTTGCCGTGCATCTGGTCACGCCACCGGGCGAAGTGCCATTGGGCGGGGTCGGTGAGCCGGGCGTGCCGCCGATTGCGCCGGCGCTGTGCAACGCGATCTTCGCCGCCACCGGCAAACGTATCCGCAGTCTGCCGGTTCGCTATCAACTGCAGGGCTGGCAGAAGGCGCAGGCCTGA
- a CDS encoding XdhC family protein produces the protein MDSVDLNVLRSVLDWRRAGQRVVLYSVVQTWGTAPRAPGAMLALREDGVVIGSVSGGCVEDDLIARLHDGRIPADGPPVQLITYGVTREEAARFGLPCGGTLRLTEERVGDPAWVAELLARCEAHEIVARSLDVTTGEVVLQAAHKTDVLSFDGSTLRAIYGPRWRLLLIGAGQLSRYVAEMARLLDFEVLICDPRTEFVYGWEEQHGRFVPGMPDEAVLNIQTDERTAIVALTHDPRLDDMALLTALDSRAFYVGALGSRVNSLKRRDNLAQLGLSEQAIARLHGPIGLHIGSHTPAEIALSLLAEIVAIKNGVELKQKKPLREDV, from the coding sequence ATGGACAGCGTCGATCTGAACGTCCTGCGCAGCGTGCTCGACTGGCGTCGCGCCGGTCAGCGGGTGGTGTTGTACAGCGTGGTCCAGACCTGGGGCACCGCGCCCCGGGCGCCGGGTGCCATGTTGGCGTTGCGTGAGGACGGCGTAGTGATCGGCTCGGTGTCGGGCGGTTGTGTCGAGGATGATCTGATTGCGCGGCTGCACGACGGCCGTATCCCGGCCGACGGGCCGCCCGTGCAATTGATCACCTACGGCGTCACCCGCGAAGAGGCGGCGCGGTTCGGCTTGCCGTGCGGCGGCACCTTGCGCCTGACCGAGGAACGGGTCGGTGATCCGGCGTGGGTCGCCGAGTTACTGGCGCGCTGCGAGGCCCATGAAATCGTCGCCCGTTCGCTGGACGTCACGACCGGTGAAGTGGTTTTGCAAGCGGCGCACAAGACCGATGTGCTGAGTTTTGACGGCAGCACCTTGCGCGCGATCTACGGTCCGCGCTGGCGTTTATTGCTGATCGGTGCCGGGCAACTGTCGCGCTATGTCGCGGAAATGGCGCGACTGCTGGATTTCGAAGTGCTGATCTGCGATCCGCGCACCGAGTTCGTCTACGGCTGGGAAGAACAGCACGGTCGCTTCGTGCCGGGCATGCCCGACGAAGCCGTGTTGAACATCCAGACCGACGAACGCACTGCCATCGTCGCCCTGACCCACGATCCACGCCTGGATGACATGGCGCTGCTGACCGCCCTCGATTCCAGGGCGTTCTACGTCGGCGCACTGGGTTCGCGGGTCAACAGCCTGAAGCGCCGGGACAACCTGGCTCAGCTAGGCTTGTCAGAACAGGCCATCGCGCGGCTGCACGGTCCGATTGGTCTGCACATCGGCAGCCACACCCCGGCGGAAATCGCCTTGTCGTTGCTGGCCGAAATCGTGGCGATCAAGAACGGTGTCGAGCTGAAGCAGAAGAAGCCGTTGCGGGAGGACGTATGA
- a CDS encoding nucleotidyltransferase family protein, with protein sequence MSEPIGVIVLAAGQGSRFRTVAGAEKDKLLADCTGRDGAIRSVIEQVLVNLPASIEKRVLVTTEDRPQVIRMAQAYGYEVVLIESTGMGDSIAAGVAACSQLGGWLIVLGDMPFILPSSIEQVVAAIADDCISVPVHESEFGHPVGFGRRFGPGLMGLSGDRGAKPLFAQARVVEVAVDDPGVLWDVDVPEKLIYPPA encoded by the coding sequence ATGAGCGAGCCCATCGGTGTGATCGTGTTGGCGGCGGGGCAGGGCAGCCGCTTTCGAACGGTCGCGGGCGCTGAAAAGGACAAGTTGCTGGCCGACTGCACCGGTCGCGACGGCGCCATACGCTCGGTGATCGAGCAGGTGTTGGTGAATCTGCCTGCATCTATTGAAAAGCGCGTACTGGTGACCACCGAGGATCGCCCTCAGGTGATTCGCATGGCCCAGGCTTATGGTTACGAGGTTGTGCTGATCGAGTCCACCGGCATGGGCGACAGCATTGCGGCGGGTGTGGCGGCTTGCTCGCAGCTCGGCGGGTGGTTGATTGTGTTAGGTGATATGCCGTTTATCTTGCCATCGAGCATCGAGCAAGTCGTCGCGGCGATTGCGGATGATTGCATCAGCGTGCCGGTGCACGAGAGCGAGTTCGGGCATCCGGTGGGTTTTGGCCGGCGTTTTGGGCCGGGGCTGATGGGGTTGTCCGGTGATCGCGGGGCCAAACCGTTGTTTGCGCAGGCGAGGGTGGTTGAGGTGGCGGTGGACGATCCCGGTGTGTTGTGGGATGTGGATGTGCCTGAGAAGTTGATCTACCCGCCGGCATAG
- the rne gene encoding ribonuclease E produces MKRMLINATQPEELRVALVDGQRLYDLDIESGAREQKKANIYKGRITRIEPSLEAAFVDFGSERHGFLPLKEISREYFKKAPEGRVNIKDVLTEGQEVIVQVEKEERGNKGAALTTFISLAGRYLVLMPNNPRAGGISRRIEGEERNELREALNGLVAPADMGLIVRTAGLGRSSEEMQWDLDYLLQLWTAIKEASLDRSAPFLIYQESNVIIRAIRDYLRQDIGEVLIDSVEAQDEALTFIRQVMPQYASKIKLYEDSVPLFNRFQIESQIETAFQRVVELPSGGSIVIDPTEALVSIDINSARATKGSDIEETALQTNLEAAEEIARQLRLRDIGGLIVIDFIDMTPAKNQRAVEEKVRECLEADRARVQVGRISRFGLLEMSRQRLRPSLGESSGIVCPRCNGTGIIRDVESLSLAILRLIEEEALKDRTAEVRAQVPIPVAAFLLNEKRNSITKIELRTRARIVILPNDHLETPHFEVQRLRDDSPEAHINQSSYEIAAAAAEVEEVQPAAATRTLVRQEAAVKTAPARANAPVPTEVVAAAPVAAPVAAPEPSLFKGLVKSLVSLFATKEEPAAPVVVEKPATTERPARNEERRNGRQQSRNRNGRRDEERKPREERAPREERAPREPREERQPREAREETTTTPVVAREERAPRAPREERAPRAPREDRKPRGDREERPVRELREPLDAAPAAPVAAAAAAVAATTEERPARQPREERAPRPPREERQPRAEQAAATSEEELLTNEEQQQEDGQEGAEGDRPRRRSRGQRRRSNRRERQRDANGNVIEGSEESESADGSEASETNEAPSVADLAAGLAVTAAVASTVISAPAEAQAHEQAERATAAVQETAPVEAPVVEATTPVEATAAPEVEVAPVREAQPEIQAAAEPAFVAEPVVVAESVVETSTETVTEAVREVREEQTAFNWVAEPVASEPVVEAPAPVAEAPAVEAMVSEPVVAAAEPAPVVEAPVVAQVAAPVVEAAPASALTENGRAPNDPREVRRRKREAERLQKEAELAAAAAPAVAEPAPVVAEVVEAAPAPAAEVAADPVESVIDEAPRSVQDAVQQHEEAQEKEHEPKPLV; encoded by the coding sequence ATGAAAAGAATGCTGATTAACGCAACTCAACCCGAAGAGTTGCGTGTTGCACTGGTAGATGGCCAACGCCTCTACGACCTGGACATCGAATCCGGTGCACGCGAGCAGAAGAAGGCCAACATCTATAAAGGCCGGATTACTCGCATCGAACCAAGCCTTGAGGCTGCCTTTGTCGATTTCGGCTCCGAGCGCCACGGCTTCCTGCCCCTCAAAGAAATCTCCCGCGAATACTTCAAGAAAGCCCCCGAAGGCCGCGTCAACATCAAGGACGTCCTGACCGAAGGCCAGGAAGTCATCGTTCAGGTCGAAAAAGAAGAACGTGGCAACAAGGGCGCAGCCCTGACCACCTTCATCAGCCTGGCCGGTCGTTATCTCGTGCTGATGCCGAACAACCCGCGTGCCGGCGGTATCTCCCGTCGCATCGAAGGTGAAGAGCGCAACGAACTGCGTGAAGCCCTGAACGGCCTGGTTGCACCTGCCGACATGGGTCTGATCGTGCGCACTGCCGGCCTGGGCCGCAGCAGCGAAGAAATGCAGTGGGACCTCGACTACCTGCTGCAACTGTGGACCGCTATCAAAGAAGCGTCGCTGGATCGTTCCGCGCCATTCCTGATCTACCAGGAAAGCAACGTGATCATCCGCGCCATCCGCGATTACCTGCGCCAGGACATCGGCGAAGTGCTGATCGACAGCGTTGAAGCCCAGGACGAAGCCCTGACCTTCATCCGCCAGGTGATGCCGCAGTACGCCAGCAAGATCAAGCTGTACGAAGACAGCGTTCCGCTGTTCAACCGTTTCCAGATCGAAAGCCAGATCGAGACCGCTTTCCAGCGCGTCGTTGAACTGCCTTCCGGCGGCTCCATCGTTATCGATCCAACCGAAGCCCTGGTGTCCATCGACATCAACTCGGCGCGCGCCACCAAAGGCAGCGACATCGAAGAAACCGCCCTGCAGACCAACCTTGAAGCCGCCGAAGAAATTGCCCGTCAGTTGCGCTTGCGCGACATTGGCGGCCTGATCGTCATCGACTTCATCGACATGACCCCTGCCAAGAACCAGCGCGCCGTGGAAGAGAAAGTCCGCGAATGCCTGGAAGCCGACCGCGCTCGCGTGCAAGTCGGTCGCATCTCGCGCTTCGGCCTGCTGGAAATGTCCCGTCAACGCCTGCGTCCATCGCTTGGCGAAAGCAGCGGCATCGTTTGCCCGCGTTGCAACGGCACCGGCATCATCCGCGACGTTGAATCGCTGTCGCTGGCGATCCTGCGCCTGATCGAAGAAGAAGCCCTGAAAGACCGCACCGCCGAAGTTCGCGCACAAGTGCCGATCCCGGTGGCCGCGTTCCTGCTCAACGAAAAACGCAACTCGATCACCAAGATCGAACTGCGCACCCGTGCCCGCATCGTCATTCTGCCGAACGATCACCTCGAAACGCCGCACTTCGAAGTTCAGCGTCTGCGTGATGACAGCCCGGAAGCCCACATCAACCAGTCCAGCTACGAAATCGCTGCTGCCGCTGCCGAAGTGGAAGAAGTCCAGCCAGCCGCTGCGACCCGCACCCTGGTTCGCCAGGAAGCCGCGGTCAAGACTGCACCGGCCCGTGCCAACGCACCGGTGCCGACTGAAGTCGTCGCTGCCGCTCCAGTTGCTGCACCGGTCGCCGCGCCAGAGCCAAGCCTGTTCAAAGGCCTGGTGAAGTCGCTGGTCAGCCTGTTCGCTACCAAAGAAGAGCCAGCGGCTCCGGTTGTGGTTGAAAAACCAGCGACCACCGAGCGTCCGGCCCGTAACGAAGAGCGTCGCAACGGTCGTCAGCAGAGCCGCAACCGTAACGGTCGCCGCGATGAAGAGCGCAAGCCTCGTGAGGAACGTGCACCGCGTGAAGAACGCGCACCACGTGAGCCACGCGAAGAGCGTCAACCACGCGAAGCCCGTGAAGAGACCACCACTACCCCGGTAGTCGCTCGCGAAGAACGCGCACCACGCGCCCCTCGTGAAGAACGTGCACCGCGCGCTCCTCGTGAAGACCGCAAGCCACGTGGCGACCGCGAAGAGCGTCCGGTACGTGAACTGCGCGAGCCACTGGATGCCGCTCCTGCTGCGCCAGTCGCTGCCGCTGCTGCTGCCGTTGCTGCTACCACTGAAGAGCGTCCAGCCCGTCAGCCACGTGAAGAACGCGCACCACGCCCACCGCGTGAAGAGCGTCAGCCACGTGCAGAACAAGCGGCTGCAACCTCCGAAGAAGAACTGCTGACCAACGAAGAGCAGCAACAGGAAGACGGTCAGGAAGGCGCCGAAGGCGATCGTCCACGCCGCCGCTCCCGTGGCCAGCGTCGTCGCAGCAACCGTCGCGAGCGTCAACGTGATGCCAACGGCAACGTGATCGAAGGTTCGGAAGAGTCCGAGTCCGCCGACGGTAGCGAAGCCAGCGAAACCAACGAAGCGCCAAGCGTTGCCGATCTGGCCGCCGGCCTGGCTGTTACTGCAGCCGTTGCCAGCACCGTGATCAGCGCGCCTGCCGAAGCCCAGGCTCACGAGCAAGCCGAACGCGCCACTGCTGCTGTTCAGGAAACTGCACCAGTAGAAGCGCCGGTCGTTGAAGCGACTACTCCGGTAGAAGCCACAGCCGCTCCGGAAGTTGAAGTAGCGCCGGTTCGTGAAGCACAGCCTGAAATTCAAGCCGCTGCCGAGCCTGCTTTCGTCGCCGAGCCAGTGGTTGTCGCAGAATCGGTTGTCGAAACATCGACCGAAACCGTGACCGAAGCTGTCCGCGAAGTGCGCGAAGAGCAAACCGCGTTCAACTGGGTTGCCGAGCCGGTAGCCTCCGAGCCAGTCGTCGAAGCACCAGCGCCAGTCGCTGAAGCACCGGCGGTTGAAGCGATGGTCTCCGAGCCAGTGGTTGCCGCTGCCGAGCCTGCTCCAGTGGTTGAAGCTCCGGTTGTCGCACAAGTCGCTGCACCGGTGGTCGAAGCCGCCCCTGCCAGCGCCCTGACCGAAAATGGCCGCGCGCCGAACGACCCACGTGAAGTGCGTCGCCGCAAGCGTGAAGCCGAGCGTCTGCAGAAAGAAGCCGAACTGGCTGCCGCTGCTGCTCCGGCCGTTGCCGAGCCAGCACCGGTTGTGGCTGAAGTCGTCGAGGCAGCTCCTGCTCCGGCCGCTGAAGTCGCTGCCGACCCGGTTGAATCCGTGATCGACGAAGCACCTCGCTCCGTTCAGGACGCGGTACAGCAACACGAAGAAGCCCAGGAAAAAGAACACGAGCCTAAACCCCTCGTCTGA
- the rluC gene encoding 23S rRNA pseudouridine(955/2504/2580) synthase RluC → MTTTAPSTPAVQLLEVSPEYAGQRIDNFLLARLKGVPKTLIYRILRKGEVRVNKGRIKPEYKLQAGDIVRVPPVRVPERDEPVPLAQGLLQRLEASIIFEDKALIVINKPCGIAVHGGSGLTYGVIEAFRQLRPDCKELELVHRLDRDTSGLLMIAKKRSMLRHLHTALRGDGVDKRYMALVRGNWAASIKQVRASLGKSNLRSGERMVEVDEEEGKESVTVFKVLRRFGDFATLIEAKPITGRTHQIRVHTLHAGHCIAGDTKYGDDDFSKEIRDLGGKRLFLHAYMLTVPLPDGGELKLQAPVDEMWAKTVERLSAPL, encoded by the coding sequence ATGACGACTACTGCCCCTTCGACCCCAGCCGTACAACTGCTGGAGGTCTCGCCGGAATATGCCGGCCAACGTATTGATAACTTCCTTCTCGCTCGGCTCAAAGGCGTGCCCAAGACCTTGATTTACCGCATTTTGCGCAAAGGCGAAGTGCGAGTGAACAAAGGCCGGATCAAGCCCGAATACAAGCTGCAGGCGGGCGATATCGTGCGCGTGCCGCCGGTTCGCGTGCCTGAGCGCGACGAGCCGGTTCCGCTGGCACAAGGCCTGCTCCAGCGCCTCGAAGCCTCGATTATCTTCGAGGACAAGGCGTTGATCGTGATCAACAAGCCTTGTGGCATCGCGGTCCATGGCGGCAGCGGCCTGACTTACGGGGTGATCGAAGCCTTTCGTCAGTTGCGCCCCGATTGCAAGGAGCTCGAACTGGTTCACCGTCTCGACCGTGATACTTCCGGCCTGCTAATGATCGCCAAGAAGCGCAGCATGCTGCGTCACTTGCATACGGCGTTGCGCGGCGATGGCGTCGACAAGCGCTATATGGCGCTGGTCCGCGGCAACTGGGCGGCCTCGATCAAGCAGGTCCGTGCATCGCTCGGCAAGAGCAACCTGCGCTCCGGCGAGCGCATGGTCGAGGTCGACGAGGAGGAGGGCAAGGAGTCGGTGACCGTGTTCAAGGTCCTGCGTCGTTTCGGCGACTTTGCCACCCTGATCGAAGCCAAGCCGATCACCGGCCGGACTCACCAGATTCGCGTCCACACCTTGCACGCCGGGCATTGCATTGCCGGTGACACCAAGTATGGCGATGACGATTTCAGCAAGGAAATTCGCGACCTGGGCGGCAAGCGCCTGTTCCTTCACGCCTACATGCTGACCGTGCCGTTGCCTGATGGCGGCGAGCTGAAGTTGCAGGCGCCGGTCGACGAGATGTGGGCCAAGACCGTGGAGCGCCTGAGTGCACCCCTCTGA
- a CDS encoding HAD-IA family hydrolase: protein MHPSDYKLLIFDWDGTLADSIGRIVEAMHVASERSGFQLCDDFAVKGIIGLGLPEAIRTLYPQIGDDELIAFRQHYADHYIAAEAVPSPLFEGVVESMAAFRDEGYRLAVATGKARRGLDRVLKAHGWEDYFDITRAADETASKPHPLMLEEILAHCGVTAQQALMVGDSSFDLQMARNAGMDSVAVSYGAQSIEALKLFEPRLAIDHFSELHAWLNQRT from the coding sequence GTGCACCCCTCTGATTACAAGCTGCTGATTTTTGATTGGGACGGCACCTTGGCCGATTCCATTGGTCGGATTGTCGAGGCGATGCATGTCGCGTCCGAGCGCTCCGGTTTCCAATTGTGCGACGACTTTGCCGTCAAAGGCATTATCGGCCTGGGGTTGCCCGAGGCGATTCGCACGTTGTACCCGCAGATCGGCGACGACGAGCTGATAGCGTTCCGTCAGCACTACGCGGACCACTACATCGCTGCGGAAGCAGTGCCTTCGCCGTTGTTCGAAGGTGTGGTCGAGTCGATGGCGGCGTTTCGTGACGAGGGTTATCGCTTGGCGGTCGCCACCGGTAAGGCGCGTCGCGGGCTGGATCGGGTGCTCAAGGCGCATGGTTGGGAAGATTATTTCGATATCACCCGTGCCGCTGATGAAACCGCCAGCAAGCCGCATCCGCTGATGTTGGAAGAGATCCTCGCCCATTGTGGTGTGACCGCGCAGCAAGCGCTGATGGTCGGGGATTCGTCCTTCGATTTGCAGATGGCGCGCAACGCTGGCATGGATTCTGTTGCGGTCAGTTATGGCGCCCAGTCCATTGAGGCGCTGAAACTGTTTGAGCCGCGACTGGCCATTGATCATTTTTCTGAATTGCATGCGTGGTTGAATCAGCGCACCTAA
- the sppA gene encoding signal peptide peptidase SppA produces the protein MTDEWKAPDKSSAEGGDEKSWKLLEKTLLAGVQEQRRSRRWGIFFKFLAFTYLFVALLLLSPLISMEKSATRGSNYTAVIDVTGVIADKETASADNIVTSLRAAFEDEKVKGVILRINSPGGSPVQSGYVYDEIGRLRALHPNVKVYAVISDLGASGAYYIASAADQIYADKASLVGSIGVTAAGYGFVGTMEKLGVERRTYTSGEHKSFLDPFQPQKPEETQFWQGVLDTTHQQFIASVKKGRGDRLKDKDHPELFSGLVWSGEQALPLGLIDGLGNTSSVARDIIGEKEIVDFTVQESPLDRFSKKLGASVAEQIAMWMGFHGPSLR, from the coding sequence ATGACCGACGAATGGAAAGCGCCCGACAAATCGAGCGCTGAAGGTGGTGACGAGAAGAGCTGGAAGCTGCTGGAAAAGACCTTGCTGGCCGGTGTGCAGGAACAGCGCCGCTCCCGTCGCTGGGGGATTTTCTTCAAATTCCTGGCTTTTACGTATCTGTTTGTTGCCTTGCTGTTGCTGTCGCCGCTGATCAGCATGGAAAAAAGCGCGACCCGTGGCTCGAATTACACGGCGGTGATCGATGTCACGGGCGTTATTGCTGACAAAGAGACCGCCAGCGCCGACAACATCGTGACCAGCCTGCGTGCGGCCTTCGAAGATGAGAAGGTCAAGGGTGTGATCCTGCGGATCAACAGTCCGGGTGGCAGCCCTGTGCAGTCGGGTTACGTCTACGATGAAATTGGTCGCCTGCGTGCCTTGCATCCGAACGTCAAGGTGTACGCCGTGATCTCGGACCTGGGCGCTTCCGGTGCTTATTACATTGCCAGTGCGGCGGATCAGATCTACGCCGACAAGGCGAGCCTGGTGGGCTCCATTGGTGTGACGGCGGCCGGCTACGGTTTTGTCGGCACCATGGAAAAGCTTGGTGTTGAGCGCCGCACCTACACCTCTGGCGAGCACAAATCGTTTCTTGATCCGTTCCAGCCGCAAAAGCCTGAAGAAACCCAGTTCTGGCAGGGCGTGCTCGACACCACTCACCAGCAGTTCATTGCCAGCGTGAAGAAGGGTCGTGGCGACCGTCTCAAAGACAAGGATCATCCTGAGTTGTTCTCCGGCCTGGTCTGGTCGGGTGAGCAGGCGCTGCCGCTGGGCTTGATCGATGGCCTGGGGAATACCAGTTCGGTTGCTCGCGATATTATTGGCGAGAAAGAAATCGTCGACTTCACTGTCCAGGAATCGCCGCTTGATCGCTTCTCGAAGAAGCTCGGTGCCAGCGTGGCTGAGCAGATTGCGATGTGGATGGGGTTTCATGGTCCGTCGTTGCGCTAG
- a CDS encoding Maf family protein produces MLPLLLASSSVYRRELLARLQLEFTCSSPDIDESHRPDESAINLVKRLAEEKARALAVSHPAHLIIGSDQVAVLGERIIGKPHTFEKAREQLLASSGAGVTFLTGLALLNSQTGHCQVDCVPFTVHMRTLDPARIERYLRAEQPYDCAGSFKAEGLGVSLFQSTEGPDATSLIGLPLIRLIDMLLAEGVQIP; encoded by the coding sequence ATGCTGCCTTTATTACTCGCTTCAAGTTCGGTTTATCGCCGGGAATTGCTGGCCCGCTTGCAGCTTGAGTTCACCTGCAGCTCGCCGGATATCGATGAAAGCCATCGCCCGGACGAGTCCGCGATTAATTTGGTAAAGCGCCTGGCTGAAGAGAAAGCGCGGGCGCTGGCCGTCAGCCACCCCGCTCATCTGATCATCGGCTCCGACCAGGTCGCGGTGCTCGGCGAGCGGATTATCGGCAAACCTCACACCTTCGAAAAGGCTCGCGAACAATTGCTGGCTTCCAGCGGCGCCGGCGTGACCTTCCTGACCGGCCTCGCGCTGCTCAACAGCCAGACCGGCCATTGCCAGGTCGACTGCGTGCCGTTCACCGTGCACATGCGCACACTCGACCCGGCGCGCATCGAACGCTACCTGCGCGCAGAACAGCCCTACGACTGCGCTGGCAGCTTCAAGGCCGAAGGTTTGGGGGTGAGCCTGTTTCAAAGCACTGAAGGCCCTGACGCCACCAGCCTGATCGGCCTGCCGCTGATTCGGTTGATCGACATGCTTTTGGCTGAAGGTGTGCAGATTCCTTGA